From the Gemmatimonadota bacterium genome, the window TGAAGAATCTCATCGCCCACAACGCCACCGGGTAAGCCGCGACCAGGGCGATCTCCCCGGGCCAGGCGCTTTCGGTGAGTTCACGCACCGCGAACAGCACTCCGCACGCCAGGATCACCTTGAACAGTCGGATGTACTCGTAGGGTATCGGGTAATACCTTCGGCCCACGAGATATAACCCGGCCACCATCACCGCGTAGGCGGCCGCCGAGGCCGTGGCCGCCCCGTACATGCCGAATTCCGGGATGAGCCAGAGGTTCGTCAGGATGCAGACCAGGGCCGACGCGGCCGCGATGAAGGGGAGTAGGATGGTCTTCTTCTCCAGGTAGACGCCCACGGTGAGGTTGACATATATCCCATACAGCACGTACGCCGCGAGCAGGATCGGCACCACGCCGATCCCTTCCCAGTAAGACGCCTCGATCAGGGTATAGCCACCGATGGAGATGCGGGCCAGGTCGTCGATGAGGAAGGAAAGGGCCAGGAAGACGCCGCCCGCAATGGCCAGGAAGTAGGTCAGCACGCGGGCGAACAGCGGCCTGGGGTTCTCCTCCCTGGAAGTCTCCAGGAAGAAGGGTTGCCAGGCCTGCCGGAACATGGTGACGAAGATGAGCATGCCGACGCCCAGCTTGCGGGCCGCATGGTAAATGCCGAGGGTTTCGGTGCCGGCCATCCGTTCCAGCATCAGGCGGTCGATGGTTTCGATGATGATGATGCAGGCGCCGGCGGGCACGTAAGGCAGGCCGAATCCCAGGAGCCGCCCCATCGTTCCGCGAGACCAGGAGAAGGACATGTGCCGCAGGGTGATGCCCGCCAGGATGAGAAAAACGATCCCGGAACCGGCGATGTTGCTGATCAGAATGCCCTGCAGTCCCATGTCGAGCACGACGACGAGGTAGCAGTTTCCCCCGAGTTCGATCATGACCTTCATCAGCTTGAGAGAGGCGAACGTCGTGGCCTTGCCCTCACCCCGGAGCCGCGCGAAGGGAATGGCGTTCAGGGCGTCCAGTGCCAGGACGGCGGCGGCCAGCTGGACGTACGAAGTCAGGGAAGCGGAGACGGCGATCAGGGGCGCGATCCGGGCGGAGAACAGGACGATGACCACGGCGAGCCCGGCCGACGTGAACAGCATGGTAAGATAGCCGGTGCTCAGCGTATCCCGCTTGCGGTCTTCCTCGAGTACGTAATACCTGAGAAAGGCCGAATCCATGCCGTAGAGGAATACGACGTTCGCCAGCGCGATGAAGGTATATACGAGCCCGTAGTAGCCGAATTCCTCCACGGGCATGACATGGGTATACACCGGTACCAGCAGGTAGGCCATGGACCTGCCCAGTACGTCGCTGAGACCGTAGATCGCCGAATGGGTGGTGAGTCTCTTGAGGCCTTGGAACATGGATCCTGAGTTTGCGGGCGGTCAGGGTTCTCACCGCCTCGGTAGGGGGCGGAAGCCAGGCGCTGAGCACCGATATGGTACCGGCGGCCGCCGGGGACGTCAAGCAATTACGGGTGGGCTCGACCGCCGGAATCCCTGTCGCGTCGGCACAGCCGGACTTCGGTATTGAACGCCGTCGGGCGAAAAAGGTTCGTTGCGGCGGCGCCGGTTCCTTATCTTGACCGGGTGCCGAGCGGGATGGTCAAATATCCTTCACGAACGGACGAAGCCATGTCGGAAGTCATCTACGGACGGAACCCGGTCAGGGCGGCCCTGCAGGCGGGCCGGAGCCTCAACCGGATCTACATCGCCGAAGGGGTTGCGCGCCAGGACGTGGCCGAAATCCTGGGCCTCGCCCGGAAGCGGGGCGTCGTGTTCGAGTTCACCGAACGCCGCCGGCTGGACCGTCTTACCGACGGCAGGCACCAGGGGGTCGTCGCCACGGTGGCCGGCCACCAATACGCCGAAATGGCGGATATCCTGGCCTCGACCCGGCGGTCCGAATCTCCCCCCTTCCTCGTCCTGCTGGACGGCATACAGGATCCCCACAACCTGGGCGCCATCATTCGCACCGCGGACGCGGTCCACGTCGACGGCGTCGTGATACCCCGTCGAAACGCGGCGGGACTGACCGCCGCCTCGGTCAAGGCTTCCGCCGGGGCCAGCGAGCACGTTCCGGTCGCGCGGGTGGCGAACATGAACCACGCCATGCAGGCGCTTCGTGAAGCGGGCGTCTGGCTCGTGGGCCTCGC encodes:
- a CDS encoding lipopolysaccharide biosynthesis protein; its protein translation is MFQGLKRLTTHSAIYGLSDVLGRSMAYLLVPVYTHVMPVEEFGYYGLVYTFIALANVVFLYGMDSAFLRYYVLEEDRKRDTLSTGYLTMLFTSAGLAVVIVLFSARIAPLIAVSASLTSYVQLAAAVLALDALNAIPFARLRGEGKATTFASLKLMKVMIELGGNCYLVVVLDMGLQGILISNIAGSGIVFLILAGITLRHMSFSWSRGTMGRLLGFGLPYVPAGACIIIIETIDRLMLERMAGTETLGIYHAARKLGVGMLIFVTMFRQAWQPFFLETSREENPRPLFARVLTYFLAIAGGVFLALSFLIDDLARISIGGYTLIEASYWEGIGVVPILLAAYVLYGIYVNLTVGVYLEKKTILLPFIAAASALVCILTNLWLIPEFGMYGAATASAAAYAVMVAGLYLVGRRYYPIPYEYIRLFKVILACGVLFAVRELTESAWPGEIALVAAYPVALWAMRFFNAGEMAFAKRYLRLRGS
- the rlmB gene encoding 23S rRNA (guanosine(2251)-2'-O)-methyltransferase RlmB, whose protein sequence is MSEVIYGRNPVRAALQAGRSLNRIYIAEGVARQDVAEILGLARKRGVVFEFTERRRLDRLTDGRHQGVVATVAGHQYAEMADILASTRRSESPPFLVLLDGIQDPHNLGAIIRTADAVHVDGVVIPRRNAAGLTAASVKASAGASEHVPVARVANMNHAMQALREAGVWLVGLAADGPSLFSKMDYTVPVALVIGGEGKGLRPLVRRNCDEVVRLPVAGHVDSLNASVAAALVLYEVFRQRQEIEDG